From one Streptomyces sp. N50 genomic stretch:
- a CDS encoding EamA family transporter, with protein MAVHTSESSAAGGGGGKSVGLGLALGSALAFGGSGVAAKPLIEAGLDPLHVVWLRVAGAALVMLPLAVRHRALVRTRPALLLGFGLLAVAGVQACYFAAISRIPVGVALLVEYLAPALVLGWVRFVQRRPVTRAAALGVVLAAGGLACVVEVWAGLSFDAVGLLLALAAACCQVGYFVLSDQGGDAGDAAPDPLGVIAYGLLVGALVLTAVARPWTMDWSILAGDAHMNGTPVPAALLLAWIVLIATVLAYVTGVVSVRRLSPQVAGVVACLEAVVATVLAWILLGEHLSAPQIAGGAVVLLGAFIAQSSAPTKGSVDPVAGGGPEREPATRETTA; from the coding sequence GTGGCCGTGCATACGTCTGAGAGCAGTGCGGCCGGAGGTGGCGGCGGTAAGAGTGTCGGGCTGGGCCTGGCGCTCGGGTCCGCGCTGGCCTTCGGGGGATCCGGGGTCGCGGCGAAGCCGTTGATCGAGGCGGGGCTGGACCCGTTGCACGTGGTGTGGCTCCGGGTCGCCGGCGCGGCCCTCGTGATGCTGCCCCTCGCCGTACGGCACCGCGCGCTCGTACGGACCCGCCCCGCGCTGCTCCTCGGGTTCGGGCTGCTCGCCGTGGCCGGTGTCCAGGCCTGCTACTTCGCCGCGATCTCCCGCATACCCGTCGGGGTCGCCCTGCTCGTGGAGTACCTCGCCCCCGCCCTCGTACTCGGCTGGGTGCGGTTCGTGCAGCGGCGGCCGGTCACCCGTGCCGCCGCGCTCGGTGTCGTCCTCGCGGCCGGGGGGCTCGCCTGTGTCGTCGAGGTGTGGGCGGGCCTGAGCTTCGACGCCGTGGGACTGCTGCTCGCGCTCGCCGCCGCCTGCTGCCAGGTCGGCTACTTCGTCCTGTCCGACCAGGGCGGCGACGCCGGCGACGCGGCCCCCGACCCTCTCGGCGTGATCGCGTACGGCCTGCTCGTCGGCGCCCTCGTCCTGACCGCCGTGGCCCGCCCCTGGACCATGGACTGGTCGATCCTCGCGGGCGACGCCCACATGAACGGCACCCCGGTCCCGGCCGCCCTCCTGCTCGCCTGGATCGTCCTGATCGCCACGGTCCTGGCGTACGTCACCGGAGTCGTCTCCGTCCGCCGTCTCTCCCCGCAGGTCGCGGGCGTCGTGGCCTGCCTCGAAGCGGTCGTCGCGACCGTCCTCGCCTGGATCCTCCTCGGCGAACACCTCTCCGCACCGCAGATCGCCGGCGGAGCGGTGGTCCTGCTGGGCGCCTTCATCGCCCAGTCCTCGGCGCCCACGAAGGGCTCCGTCGACCCGGTGGCGGGCGGCGGCCCGGAACGCGAGCCGGCCACACGGGAGACGACGGCCTGA
- a CDS encoding Clp protease N-terminal domain-containing protein produces MQPQIPRQSVREQGIHRADNDARLSAELAAVVAGARRRALRDGDRQIDTAHLLHSLLESDPEARAVFGDGPQIARLLGYLVQRSIGYGLRWQGTVEDSGAIPVIAAAEGWSPLAADALEYACERAGLRDGDRACGIDLLAAIVADPESRAVEVLHRAGIESPEVLIWIEGRSGEYVRGAETGC; encoded by the coding sequence GTGCAACCCCAGATCCCCAGGCAGTCGGTCCGCGAGCAAGGAATCCACCGCGCGGACAACGATGCCAGGCTCAGTGCAGAGCTGGCAGCGGTGGTCGCCGGTGCGCGCCGCCGGGCCCTGCGGGACGGGGACCGTCAGATCGACACGGCCCACCTGCTGCACAGCCTCCTGGAGTCCGACCCCGAGGCACGCGCCGTCTTCGGCGACGGCCCGCAGATCGCCCGGCTCCTCGGCTATCTCGTCCAGCGCAGCATCGGCTACGGCCTCCGCTGGCAGGGCACGGTCGAGGACTCCGGCGCGATCCCGGTGATCGCCGCGGCGGAGGGCTGGTCACCGCTGGCCGCCGACGCGCTGGAGTACGCCTGTGAGCGCGCCGGACTCCGCGACGGCGACCGGGCGTGCGGCATCGACCTCCTCGCCGCGATCGTCGCGGACCCGGAGTCCCGTGCGGTCGAGGTCCTCCACCGCGCGGGCATCGAATCCCCCGAGGTGTTGATCTGGATCGAGGGCCGCTCAGGGGAGTACGTCAGGGGCGCCGAGACGGGTTGCTGA